A stretch of DNA from Streptomyces xanthii:
CGAGGACGCCGGCGCCCTGCACCAGGCCCTCGGCCACCTCGCGGACGAGTACCGCGCCACCGGCCTGCCCGAGCACACCCGCGCGGCGATCCTCCGGCGGCTGCTCGCCGTACTCCTGCTGCGCCTGACCCATGTGGCCGCACCGTCAGGCACCACGAGCCCCGAGCACGCGGACACCTTCCAGCGGTTCCGCGCCGCGGTGGAGCGGGACTACACGCGGGCCCGGGACGTCGGGCACTACGCCCGCGTCCTCGGCTACGCGCCCCGCACCCTGACCCGGGCCGCACTCGACGCCTCCGGCGTCGGGGCCAAGGAGTTCATCGACCGCCGCGTCGTCCTGGAGGCCAAACGCCTCCTCGCCCACGGCGACGACCCCGTCTCCCAGATCGCCACCCGCCTCGGCTTCCTGGACACCAGCAACTTCGTCAAGTACTTCACCCAACGCACCACCACAACCCCCGCAACCTTCCGCACCACCTTCCGCCCGTCCCCGTAGGGGCGCGGGGAACTGCGCGATCAGCCACGACGGCGCGGCAGTCGGCCCCCATCAGCAACCCGCAACGGCGCGACCCCTGGGGCGCGCGGAGTGCGCTTTCAGGGGCGCGGGGAACTGCGCGATCAGCCACGACGGCGCGGCACCCGGCAACGATCGGCAACCGCGCCGGAGCCGAGGCACTCCCACCCCGCGATCAAGCGGCCCGCGCCTCCGCCCCCGCCCCCGCCCCCCGCCGAATCACCAGAGCCATCAGCGCCGCGACCGCGCACAGCGCACCCGACGCGTACCAGACCACGTCGTACGAGCCGAAGACGTCCCGGGCGACGCCGCCCAGGAACGCCACGACGGCCGCTCCCACCTGGTGGGACGCGAGGACCCAGCCGAAGACGATCGCCGAGTCCTCCCCGTAGTGCTCACGGCAGAGCGCGATCGTCGGCGGCACGGTGGCGACCCAGTCGAGTCCGTAGAAGACGATGAAGAACAGCATCGGCGGATGCACGCTGGGCGCCAGCAGGATCGGCAGGAAGAGCAGCGAGACGCCGCGCAGC
This window harbors:
- a CDS encoding AraC family transcriptional regulator; amino-acid sequence: MVKNGHETIQEVAYTPPPAAAAGIEVMAIEELRERMLRGGTEAVRDAEGAGHPQRPEFHLLLTVRRGRLTHMVDFTDHSLTDGTWLWVRPGQVQRFGDLGTASGTLVLFRPDVLDPATAADVHLDDPFGRTLWEASGEDAGALHQALGHLADEYRATGLPEHTRAAILRRLLAVLLLRLTHVAAPSGTTSPEHADTFQRFRAAVERDYTRARDVGHYARVLGYAPRTLTRAALDASGVGAKEFIDRRVVLEAKRLLAHGDDPVSQIATRLGFLDTSNFVKYFTQRTTTTPATFRTTFRPSP